The following proteins come from a genomic window of Pseudochaenichthys georgianus chromosome 17, fPseGeo1.2, whole genome shotgun sequence:
- the LOC117461716 gene encoding epidermal growth factor receptor substrate 15-like 1 isoform X2, whose product MAALMTLSQLTNGSPAYEGYYRQLDPGNTGRVSAGDAAQFLKKSGLSDSTLGKIWDLADSERKGYLDRRGFFVALRLVASAQGGNDISLNNLNQHLAAPKFKDTNSPLLTISTTGPESQWAIRPDEKGKFEGIFESLCPLNGLLPGDKVRPVLINSKLPLDALGKIWDLSDVDKDGQLDKDEFTVAMHLVYRAMENEPVPATLPTSLIPPSKRKKSASAMPGAVAVLPALSGFMAGAAPLKDSQRSTPPLGRASPLITSNLNLSPKHSFKSSSQPEVNWVVPLADRGRYDEIFKTIDGDNDGLINGTEVIEIFMQSSLSQTMLAQIWGLADTKQTGKLNQEQFSLAMYLIQQKVTKGIDPPSTLTADMIPPSERTAASNSNSSTGSVDLTGIKELDDLSQEIAQLQREKFILEQEIRENEEAIRQQNSDVQDMQSGLDRESSSLQELDSQKQDAQERLGEMDQQRSKLEGMLNDVKQKCQDETQMISSLQSQIRSQESDHRSQEDEMSRTKMDLSRLQDEEAMLEQSLLSGRVQLDSITKSLKTTQEEINQARSKLSLIQDNQNEVTKTIEQYNSALSDINGGNFNNLPDLSEGFAEKENGGFRSAQGSLKSRIAMFNNSIAKEPPADPFQTEDPFKSDPFQDPFGADPFKESDPFKGTSSEDFFKRTEKSNLFGSSDSFSRKPTPPAKPSALSSDSFTSNSPKPDVFGTADPFGGNSFGSKGSGFADFSEMSKKSDNPVLPSKKNVPNRPAPPYGSECVKFGNESQQLEWVKRESEREERGEQERLRLQEQQDLELALALSRADMP is encoded by the exons ATGGCGGCGCTCATGACTCTCAGTCAG CTAACAAATGGAAGCCCAGCCTATGAGGGCTATTACAGACAG CTGGATCCAGGAAACACAGGCAGAGTATCGGCTGGAGATGCTGCTCAGTTCCTCAAGAAGTCAGGGCTGTCAGACAGTACATTGGGGAAG ATTTGGGATTTGGCAGATTCAGAAAGAAAAGGCTATTTGGATAGACGG GGTTTCTTTGTTGCTCTGAGACTTGTGGCCTCTGCACAGGGTGGAAATGATATCAGCCTTAACAACCTCAATCAACACTTGGCTGCCCCCAAATTT aaAGATACTAACAGCCCATTATTGACAATTTCAACAACTGGACCTGAATCACAATGGGCAATAagg CCTGATGAAAAAGGGAAGTTCGAAGGCATCTTTGAGAGTCTGTGCCCTCTGAATGGTCTACTCCCCGGCGATAAAGTCAGGCCAGTTTTGATCAACTCCAAGCTACCTCTGGATGCGTTAGGAAAG ATCTGGGACCTAAGTGATGTGGACAAAGATGGACAGTTGGACAAAGATGAATTCACAGTG GCTATGCATCTTGTGTATCGTGCCATGGAGAACGAGCCTGTCCCAGCCACCTTACCCACATCGCTCATCCCCCCTTCTAAAAGGAAAAAGTCTGCCAGTGCGATGCCAGGTGCCGTGGCCGTGCTGCCTGCTCTGTCCGGCTTCATGGCTGGCGCCGCTCCTCTCAAAGATTCCCAGCGAAGCACTCCTCCTCTGGGCCGAGCCAGCCCCCTCATCACCAGTAACCTCAACCTCTCTCCAAAACACTCCTTTAAATCCAGCTCACAG CCAGAGGTAAACTGGGTGGTACCGTTGGCTGACAGGGGGCGATATGATGAGATCTTCAAGACAATTGACGGAGACAATGACGGCCTCATTAATGGAACTGAAGTCATAGAGATCTTCATGCAGTCCAGTCTCTCCCAGACCATGCTGGCACAGATATG GGGACTCGCTGACACCAAACAGACGGGGAAGCTGAACCAGGAGCAGTTCTCTCTGGCCATGTACCTGATCCAGCAGAAGGTCACTAAAGGCATTGACCCCCCCTCCACCCTAACCGCAGACATGATCCCCCCATCAGAAAGGACTGCAGCTTCT AATAGCAACAGCTCCACAGGGTCGGTCGATCTGACAGGCATCAAAGAGCTGGATGACCTCAGCCAGGAAATAGCTCAGCTGCAGAG AGAGAAATTCATCCTGGAGCAAGAGATCAGGGAGAACGAGGAAGCCATCAGACAGCAAAACAGTGACGTTCAG GACATGCAGAGTGGACTggacagggagagcagcagcctGCAGGAACTGGATTCTCAGAAGCAGGATGCGCAGGAGCGTCTGGGGGAGATGGACCAGCAGCGCTCCAAACTGGAGGGGATGCTCAACGACGTCAAGCAGAAGTGCCAGGACGAGACCCAGATG ATCTCGTCCCTGCAGAGCCAGATCCGCTCCCAGGAGAGCGACCACCGGAGCCAGGAGGATGAGATGAGCCGCACCAAGATGGACCTGAGCCGGCTGCAGGATGAGGAGGCCATGCTGGAGCAGAGCCTGCTCTCTGGCCGTGTTCAACTAGACAGCATCACTAAATCGCTCAAGACAACTCAGGAAGAGATCAACCAG gcTCGCAGTAAGCTGTCGCTGATCCAGGACAACCAGAATGAGGTGACTAAGACCATTGAGCAGTACAACAGCGCTCTGAGCGACATCAACGGAGGAAACTTCAACAACCTGCCGGACTTAAGTGAAGGCTTCGCTGAGAAGGAGAATGGAGGTTTCAGAAGTGCA CAGGGCTCTTTAAAGTCAAGGATAGCCATGTTCAACAACAGCATTGCTAaggagcctccagcagaccccttcCAAACAGAGGACCCCTTCAAGTCCGACCCCTTCCAAG ATCCATTTGGAGCAGATCCTTTCAAAGAAAGCGACCCCTTCAAAGGCACCTCATCTGAAGATTTTTTCAAGAGAACAGAAAAGTCAAACTTGTTTGGATCCTCGGACTCCTTCAGTAGAAAACCCACCCCACCAGCCAAG CCAAGTGCCCTCAGCAGTGACTCCTTTACATCAAACAGCCCAAAACCAG ATGTTTTTGGGACGGCAGACCCCTTTGGAGGCAACTCTTTTGGAAGCAAGGGGAGTGGATTTGCCGACTTTAGTGAAATGTCAAAG AAGTCAGACAACCCTGTCCTCCCATCAAAGAAAAATGTGCCTAACCGGCCTGCACCTCCCTATG
- the LOC117461716 gene encoding epidermal growth factor receptor substrate 15-like 1 isoform X1, which yields MAALMTLSQLTNGSPAYEGYYRQLDPGNTGRVSAGDAAQFLKKSGLSDSTLGKIWDLADSERKGYLDRRGFFVALRLVASAQGGNDISLNNLNQHLAAPKFKDTNSPLLTISTTGPESQWAIRPDEKGKFEGIFESLCPLNGLLPGDKVRPVLINSKLPLDALGKIWDLSDVDKDGQLDKDEFTVAMHLVYRAMENEPVPATLPTSLIPPSKRKKSASAMPGAVAVLPALSGFMAGAAPLKDSQRSTPPLGRASPLITSNLNLSPKHSFKSSSQPEVNWVVPLADRGRYDEIFKTIDGDNDGLINGTEVIEIFMQSSLSQTMLAQIWGLADTKQTGKLNQEQFSLAMYLIQQKVTKGIDPPSTLTADMIPPSERTAASSFAGLMSAGRPDLAALANVRRNSNSSTGSVDLTGIKELDDLSQEIAQLQREKFILEQEIRENEEAIRQQNSDVQDMQSGLDRESSSLQELDSQKQDAQERLGEMDQQRSKLEGMLNDVKQKCQDETQMISSLQSQIRSQESDHRSQEDEMSRTKMDLSRLQDEEAMLEQSLLSGRVQLDSITKSLKTTQEEINQARSKLSLIQDNQNEVTKTIEQYNSALSDINGGNFNNLPDLSEGFAEKENGGFRSAQGSLKSRIAMFNNSIAKEPPADPFQTEDPFKSDPFQDPFGADPFKESDPFKGTSSEDFFKRTEKSNLFGSSDSFSRKPTPPAKPSALSSDSFTSNSPKPDVFGTADPFGGNSFGSKGSGFADFSEMSKKSDNPVLPSKKNVPNRPAPPYGSECVKFGNESQQLEWVKRESEREERGEQERLRLQEQQDLELALALSRADMP from the exons ATGGCGGCGCTCATGACTCTCAGTCAG CTAACAAATGGAAGCCCAGCCTATGAGGGCTATTACAGACAG CTGGATCCAGGAAACACAGGCAGAGTATCGGCTGGAGATGCTGCTCAGTTCCTCAAGAAGTCAGGGCTGTCAGACAGTACATTGGGGAAG ATTTGGGATTTGGCAGATTCAGAAAGAAAAGGCTATTTGGATAGACGG GGTTTCTTTGTTGCTCTGAGACTTGTGGCCTCTGCACAGGGTGGAAATGATATCAGCCTTAACAACCTCAATCAACACTTGGCTGCCCCCAAATTT aaAGATACTAACAGCCCATTATTGACAATTTCAACAACTGGACCTGAATCACAATGGGCAATAagg CCTGATGAAAAAGGGAAGTTCGAAGGCATCTTTGAGAGTCTGTGCCCTCTGAATGGTCTACTCCCCGGCGATAAAGTCAGGCCAGTTTTGATCAACTCCAAGCTACCTCTGGATGCGTTAGGAAAG ATCTGGGACCTAAGTGATGTGGACAAAGATGGACAGTTGGACAAAGATGAATTCACAGTG GCTATGCATCTTGTGTATCGTGCCATGGAGAACGAGCCTGTCCCAGCCACCTTACCCACATCGCTCATCCCCCCTTCTAAAAGGAAAAAGTCTGCCAGTGCGATGCCAGGTGCCGTGGCCGTGCTGCCTGCTCTGTCCGGCTTCATGGCTGGCGCCGCTCCTCTCAAAGATTCCCAGCGAAGCACTCCTCCTCTGGGCCGAGCCAGCCCCCTCATCACCAGTAACCTCAACCTCTCTCCAAAACACTCCTTTAAATCCAGCTCACAG CCAGAGGTAAACTGGGTGGTACCGTTGGCTGACAGGGGGCGATATGATGAGATCTTCAAGACAATTGACGGAGACAATGACGGCCTCATTAATGGAACTGAAGTCATAGAGATCTTCATGCAGTCCAGTCTCTCCCAGACCATGCTGGCACAGATATG GGGACTCGCTGACACCAAACAGACGGGGAAGCTGAACCAGGAGCAGTTCTCTCTGGCCATGTACCTGATCCAGCAGAAGGTCACTAAAGGCATTGACCCCCCCTCCACCCTAACCGCAGACATGATCCCCCCATCAGAAAGGACTGCAGCTTCT AGCTTTGCAGGGCTAATGTCAGCTGGGAGGCCTGACCTTGCTGCACTAGCTAATGTGCGCAGA AATAGCAACAGCTCCACAGGGTCGGTCGATCTGACAGGCATCAAAGAGCTGGATGACCTCAGCCAGGAAATAGCTCAGCTGCAGAG AGAGAAATTCATCCTGGAGCAAGAGATCAGGGAGAACGAGGAAGCCATCAGACAGCAAAACAGTGACGTTCAG GACATGCAGAGTGGACTggacagggagagcagcagcctGCAGGAACTGGATTCTCAGAAGCAGGATGCGCAGGAGCGTCTGGGGGAGATGGACCAGCAGCGCTCCAAACTGGAGGGGATGCTCAACGACGTCAAGCAGAAGTGCCAGGACGAGACCCAGATG ATCTCGTCCCTGCAGAGCCAGATCCGCTCCCAGGAGAGCGACCACCGGAGCCAGGAGGATGAGATGAGCCGCACCAAGATGGACCTGAGCCGGCTGCAGGATGAGGAGGCCATGCTGGAGCAGAGCCTGCTCTCTGGCCGTGTTCAACTAGACAGCATCACTAAATCGCTCAAGACAACTCAGGAAGAGATCAACCAG gcTCGCAGTAAGCTGTCGCTGATCCAGGACAACCAGAATGAGGTGACTAAGACCATTGAGCAGTACAACAGCGCTCTGAGCGACATCAACGGAGGAAACTTCAACAACCTGCCGGACTTAAGTGAAGGCTTCGCTGAGAAGGAGAATGGAGGTTTCAGAAGTGCA CAGGGCTCTTTAAAGTCAAGGATAGCCATGTTCAACAACAGCATTGCTAaggagcctccagcagaccccttcCAAACAGAGGACCCCTTCAAGTCCGACCCCTTCCAAG ATCCATTTGGAGCAGATCCTTTCAAAGAAAGCGACCCCTTCAAAGGCACCTCATCTGAAGATTTTTTCAAGAGAACAGAAAAGTCAAACTTGTTTGGATCCTCGGACTCCTTCAGTAGAAAACCCACCCCACCAGCCAAG CCAAGTGCCCTCAGCAGTGACTCCTTTACATCAAACAGCCCAAAACCAG ATGTTTTTGGGACGGCAGACCCCTTTGGAGGCAACTCTTTTGGAAGCAAGGGGAGTGGATTTGCCGACTTTAGTGAAATGTCAAAG AAGTCAGACAACCCTGTCCTCCCATCAAAGAAAAATGTGCCTAACCGGCCTGCACCTCCCTATG
- the LOC117461716 gene encoding epidermal growth factor receptor substrate 15-like 1 isoform X3: MAALMTLSQLTNGSPAYEGYYRQLDPGNTGRVSAGDAAQFLKKSGLSDSTLGKIWDLADSERKGYLDRRGFFVALRLVASAQGGNDISLNNLNQHLAAPKFKDTNSPLLTISTTGPESQWAIRPDEKGKFEGIFESLCPLNGLLPGDKVRPVLINSKLPLDALGKIWDLSDVDKDGQLDKDEFTVAMHLVYRAMENEPVPATLPTSLIPPSKRKKSASAMPGAVAVLPALSGFMAGAAPLKDSQRSTPPLGRASPLITSNLNLSPKHSFKSSSQPEVNWVVPLADRGRYDEIFKTIDGDNDGLINGTEVIEIFMQSSLSQTMLAQIWGLADTKQTGKLNQEQFSLAMYLIQQKVTKGIDPPSTLTADMIPPSERTAASSFAGLMSAGRPDLAALANVRRNSNSSTGSVDLTGIKELDDLSQEIAQLQREKFILEQEIRENEEAIRQQNSDVQDMQSGLDRESSSLQELDSQKQDAQERLGEMDQQRSKLEGMLNDVKQKCQDETQMISSLQSQIRSQESDHRSQEDEMSRTKMDLSRLQDEEAMLEQSLLSGRVQLDSITKSLKTTQEEINQARSKLSLIQDNQNEVTKTIEQYNSALSDINGGNFNNLPDLSEGFAEKENGGFRSAQGSLKSRIAMFNNSIAKEPPADPFQTEDPFKSDPFQDPFGADPFKESDPFKGTSSEDFFKRTEKSNLFGSSDSFSRKPTPPAKPSALSSDSFTSNSPKPDVFGTADPFGGNSFGSKGSGFADFSEMSKKSDNPVLPSKKNVPNRPAPPYVWK; the protein is encoded by the exons ATGGCGGCGCTCATGACTCTCAGTCAG CTAACAAATGGAAGCCCAGCCTATGAGGGCTATTACAGACAG CTGGATCCAGGAAACACAGGCAGAGTATCGGCTGGAGATGCTGCTCAGTTCCTCAAGAAGTCAGGGCTGTCAGACAGTACATTGGGGAAG ATTTGGGATTTGGCAGATTCAGAAAGAAAAGGCTATTTGGATAGACGG GGTTTCTTTGTTGCTCTGAGACTTGTGGCCTCTGCACAGGGTGGAAATGATATCAGCCTTAACAACCTCAATCAACACTTGGCTGCCCCCAAATTT aaAGATACTAACAGCCCATTATTGACAATTTCAACAACTGGACCTGAATCACAATGGGCAATAagg CCTGATGAAAAAGGGAAGTTCGAAGGCATCTTTGAGAGTCTGTGCCCTCTGAATGGTCTACTCCCCGGCGATAAAGTCAGGCCAGTTTTGATCAACTCCAAGCTACCTCTGGATGCGTTAGGAAAG ATCTGGGACCTAAGTGATGTGGACAAAGATGGACAGTTGGACAAAGATGAATTCACAGTG GCTATGCATCTTGTGTATCGTGCCATGGAGAACGAGCCTGTCCCAGCCACCTTACCCACATCGCTCATCCCCCCTTCTAAAAGGAAAAAGTCTGCCAGTGCGATGCCAGGTGCCGTGGCCGTGCTGCCTGCTCTGTCCGGCTTCATGGCTGGCGCCGCTCCTCTCAAAGATTCCCAGCGAAGCACTCCTCCTCTGGGCCGAGCCAGCCCCCTCATCACCAGTAACCTCAACCTCTCTCCAAAACACTCCTTTAAATCCAGCTCACAG CCAGAGGTAAACTGGGTGGTACCGTTGGCTGACAGGGGGCGATATGATGAGATCTTCAAGACAATTGACGGAGACAATGACGGCCTCATTAATGGAACTGAAGTCATAGAGATCTTCATGCAGTCCAGTCTCTCCCAGACCATGCTGGCACAGATATG GGGACTCGCTGACACCAAACAGACGGGGAAGCTGAACCAGGAGCAGTTCTCTCTGGCCATGTACCTGATCCAGCAGAAGGTCACTAAAGGCATTGACCCCCCCTCCACCCTAACCGCAGACATGATCCCCCCATCAGAAAGGACTGCAGCTTCT AGCTTTGCAGGGCTAATGTCAGCTGGGAGGCCTGACCTTGCTGCACTAGCTAATGTGCGCAGA AATAGCAACAGCTCCACAGGGTCGGTCGATCTGACAGGCATCAAAGAGCTGGATGACCTCAGCCAGGAAATAGCTCAGCTGCAGAG AGAGAAATTCATCCTGGAGCAAGAGATCAGGGAGAACGAGGAAGCCATCAGACAGCAAAACAGTGACGTTCAG GACATGCAGAGTGGACTggacagggagagcagcagcctGCAGGAACTGGATTCTCAGAAGCAGGATGCGCAGGAGCGTCTGGGGGAGATGGACCAGCAGCGCTCCAAACTGGAGGGGATGCTCAACGACGTCAAGCAGAAGTGCCAGGACGAGACCCAGATG ATCTCGTCCCTGCAGAGCCAGATCCGCTCCCAGGAGAGCGACCACCGGAGCCAGGAGGATGAGATGAGCCGCACCAAGATGGACCTGAGCCGGCTGCAGGATGAGGAGGCCATGCTGGAGCAGAGCCTGCTCTCTGGCCGTGTTCAACTAGACAGCATCACTAAATCGCTCAAGACAACTCAGGAAGAGATCAACCAG gcTCGCAGTAAGCTGTCGCTGATCCAGGACAACCAGAATGAGGTGACTAAGACCATTGAGCAGTACAACAGCGCTCTGAGCGACATCAACGGAGGAAACTTCAACAACCTGCCGGACTTAAGTGAAGGCTTCGCTGAGAAGGAGAATGGAGGTTTCAGAAGTGCA CAGGGCTCTTTAAAGTCAAGGATAGCCATGTTCAACAACAGCATTGCTAaggagcctccagcagaccccttcCAAACAGAGGACCCCTTCAAGTCCGACCCCTTCCAAG ATCCATTTGGAGCAGATCCTTTCAAAGAAAGCGACCCCTTCAAAGGCACCTCATCTGAAGATTTTTTCAAGAGAACAGAAAAGTCAAACTTGTTTGGATCCTCGGACTCCTTCAGTAGAAAACCCACCCCACCAGCCAAG CCAAGTGCCCTCAGCAGTGACTCCTTTACATCAAACAGCCCAAAACCAG ATGTTTTTGGGACGGCAGACCCCTTTGGAGGCAACTCTTTTGGAAGCAAGGGGAGTGGATTTGCCGACTTTAGTGAAATGTCAAAG AAGTCAGACAACCCTGTCCTCCCATCAAAGAAAAATGTGCCTAACCGGCCTGCACCTCCCTATG
- the calr3b gene encoding calreticulin 3b, protein MQVLGVVAVILAVYCVHAKIYFREEFLDGDEWRSRWVNSKHKTDYGEWKLTAGNFYGDAEKDKGLQTSQDARFYATSARFEPFSNEDKPLVIQFTVKHEQKIDCGGGYVKVFPSDLEQTEMHGDSSYYIMFGPDICGYSTKKVHVIFNYKGKNHLIKKEIKCKDDELTHMYTLILNPDQTYEVKIDNEKVESGSLEEDWDLLPAKKIKDPEAKKPEDWDDRAKVDDAEDAKPEEWDRPENIPDPDAKKPEDWDVDMDGEWEPAMIPNQEYKGEWKPKQIDNPDYKGAWVHPEIDNPEYSADSNIYKFDKISVLGLDLWQVKSGTIFDNFLITDDVKEAEDITNETWGATKEPERKMKQEQDDLKRKEEEEKTKEQETEGDEEDAEDEEDEDLDEEEDTKDEMEEALSEMDEEEAKLKDEL, encoded by the exons ATGCAAGTCTTGGGTGTAGTTGCGGTAATATTAGCAGTGTACTGTGTACATGCAAAGATCTACTTTCGGGAGGAGTTTCTCGACGGTG ATGAATGGAGAAGTCGCTGGGTAAACTCCAAACACAAAACTGACTATGGAGAGTGGAAACTAACAGCTGGCAACTTCTATGGAGATGCTGAGAAAGACAAAG GTTTGCAAACAAGCCAGGATGCTCGCTTCTATGCCACCTCTGCCCGTTTTGAGCCTTTCAGCAATGAGGACAAGCCTTTAGTCATTCAGTTTACTGTGAAGCATGAGCAGAAGATTGACTGTGGTGGTGGTTATGTGAAGGTCTTCCCTTCTGACTTGGAGCAGACTGAAATGCATGGAGATTCCTCATACTACATCATGTTTG GCCCTGATATCTGTGGGTACAGCACCAAGAAAGTACACGTCATCTTCAATTACAAGGGCAAGAATCACCTCATCAAGAAAGAGATTAAGTGCAAG GATGATGAGCTGACCCACATGTACACGTTGATCCTGAATCCAGATCAGACCTATGAGGTAAAGATTGATAATGAGAAGGTAGAATCTGGCAGCTTGGAAGAGGACTGGGACTTATTGCCTGCTAAGAAAATCAAGGATCCTGAAGCTAAGAAGCCAGAGGACTGGGATGATCGTGCCAAGGTTGACGATGCTGAAGACGCCAAGCCTGAG gAGTGGGACAGACCTGAGAACATTCCAGACCCTGACGCTAAAAAGCCTGAAGACTGGGACGTAGATATGGATGGAGAGTGGGAGCCAGCCATGATCCCTAACCAAGAGTACAAG GGAGAATGGAAACCCAAACAGATCGACAACCCCGACTACAAAGGAGCCTGGGTGCATCCTGAGATTGACAATCCTGAATACAGTGCTGATTCAAACATCTACAAGTTTGATAAGATTTCTGTGTTAGGTCTTGATCTTTGGCAG GTGAAATCTGGTACCATCTTTGACAACTTCTTGATCACCGACGATGTGAAGGAAGCAGAAGACATTACCAACGAGACATGGGGTGCGACAAAG GAACCAGAGAGGAAAATGAAACAGGAGCAAGATGACCTGAAACgaaaggaagaggaggagaagacCAAAGAACAAGAAACCGAAGGTGATGAAGAGGATGCTGAAGACGAGGAAGATGAAGACCTCGATGAGGAAGAAGACACAAAGGATGAAATGGAGGAGGCACTTTCAGAAATGGATGAAGAAGAAGCAAAGCTTAAAGATGAGCTTTGA